One Rhodococcus sp. P1Y DNA window includes the following coding sequences:
- a CDS encoding helix-turn-helix transcriptional regulator has product MQIRAMLPAMVAPGDVQTARPEDSGRRADAAMRVLRDLIPWDGYALTAWDAGSGTHRHATLASEGYTAALDEHMNDAFVDGNPGFQLLHTQVPHALRWLDLQRDWHIPFAETQSAEGFLIPAGFREGATMCLRLPSGRYTGALHVSWAHAKDASDEALRVIESFRPLLADICDLLGSAHGAAQRAGSASHAVLVTDTGALSELPGYTAGQILGERARPWLASVALRWAGRPAQYLWAEPDGSCHRIELSVGSGTSVVVVERQTQWPLGLSCREVQILHWVTKGYSNPQIAKQLFISPRTVSTHVEHLLVKLGSQSRVQLAAIAVEAGLLLASEM; this is encoded by the coding sequence ATGCAGATCCGAGCGATGCTCCCGGCCATGGTTGCGCCAGGTGATGTCCAGACGGCGCGGCCGGAAGATTCCGGTAGACGTGCTGACGCCGCGATGCGCGTTCTACGTGATCTGATTCCGTGGGATGGTTATGCGTTGACTGCCTGGGACGCAGGATCGGGAACCCATCGGCACGCCACCTTGGCCAGCGAAGGCTACACAGCAGCACTCGACGAACACATGAACGATGCATTCGTAGACGGCAATCCGGGGTTCCAGTTGTTGCATACCCAGGTACCCCACGCACTTCGTTGGTTGGATTTGCAACGAGATTGGCACATACCGTTCGCAGAGACCCAGTCAGCCGAAGGGTTCCTGATTCCCGCGGGGTTCAGGGAGGGCGCAACCATGTGCCTGAGATTGCCCAGCGGCCGGTACACCGGCGCACTTCACGTGAGCTGGGCGCACGCCAAGGACGCAAGTGACGAGGCTCTGCGGGTGATCGAGAGTTTTCGGCCGCTACTCGCGGACATTTGCGATCTGTTGGGAAGCGCGCATGGCGCTGCCCAGCGTGCTGGAAGTGCATCGCATGCCGTGCTTGTTACCGATACTGGCGCGTTGTCCGAGCTGCCCGGCTACACGGCAGGACAGATTCTCGGGGAACGGGCGCGCCCGTGGTTAGCGTCGGTAGCACTGAGGTGGGCCGGCCGTCCTGCGCAGTATTTGTGGGCAGAACCGGACGGTTCCTGTCATCGGATCGAACTGTCGGTCGGATCCGGAACCAGCGTGGTGGTCGTAGAACGCCAGACGCAGTGGCCGCTTGGACTGAGCTGTCGAGAAGTGCAGATCCTTCACTGGGTCACCAAGGGCTACTCGAACCCACAGATTGCAAAACAGTTGTTCATCAGCCCCCGAACCGTCTCGACCCATGTCGAGCATCTCCTCGTGAAACTCGGCAGCCAGTCGCGGGTGCAGCTTGCCGCCATTGCAGTCGAGGCAGGTCTGTTGCTCGCCAGCGAGATGTGA
- a CDS encoding MFS transporter, with protein sequence MTPIADDLRVSEALVGQAVTVTAVAAMLSGLLTASLTNRVDRRIVLLGFTGLMTVSNAFAALAPNMATLLAMRILLGIALGGFWSMAAATAMRLVPPTLVPRAVSIIFSGIAVATIVAVPLGSYLGELSGWRSAFWATTALGLATFVFQLFALPRMRPQGAAQLRTLWAVLAHPGFSIGIVGMLLVHVGHYALFTYIRPALETLVDVESSTLAVLLFAFGVANLVGTLLAGWLIEHSLRLTLTLTPLLIGIAALGLALLPEIQGLSISLVILWGLAFGGVSVAWSNWATRTVPDKAERAGGIVVVGVQSGIAAGAAAGGATFGIGGVTTVFTVFGIVLIASALFISLSFKSQPRSGR encoded by the coding sequence TTGACCCCGATTGCCGATGACCTGCGAGTCTCGGAAGCGTTGGTGGGCCAGGCTGTCACAGTCACGGCTGTAGCAGCAATGCTCTCCGGGCTTCTGACGGCGAGCTTGACCAACAGAGTAGATCGGCGAATCGTTCTGCTGGGATTCACGGGGTTGATGACCGTCTCCAATGCGTTTGCGGCCCTGGCACCGAATATGGCGACACTCTTGGCGATGCGGATCTTGCTCGGTATAGCGTTGGGTGGATTCTGGAGCATGGCGGCAGCTACAGCGATGCGGCTCGTACCGCCAACGTTGGTACCTCGCGCCGTGTCCATCATTTTCAGCGGTATAGCCGTAGCGACCATCGTGGCTGTTCCCCTCGGCAGCTATCTCGGTGAACTGTCTGGGTGGCGTAGCGCCTTCTGGGCAACGACCGCCCTCGGGCTCGCGACCTTCGTCTTCCAACTGTTCGCGTTGCCGCGGATGCGACCGCAAGGAGCCGCGCAGTTGAGAACCCTGTGGGCTGTACTCGCACACCCGGGATTTTCGATCGGAATTGTCGGCATGCTGCTCGTCCACGTCGGACACTACGCACTGTTCACCTACATCCGCCCTGCGCTCGAAACACTCGTCGACGTCGAGTCGTCCACTCTGGCAGTGCTGTTGTTCGCCTTCGGCGTCGCGAACCTCGTAGGCACACTGCTCGCCGGATGGCTCATCGAACACAGTCTGCGTCTGACGTTGACACTGACACCCCTCTTGATCGGGATAGCTGCCCTCGGTCTTGCACTACTACCCGAAATTCAGGGCTTGTCTATATCTCTGGTTATTCTCTGGGGCCTCGCGTTCGGCGGAGTGTCGGTAGCTTGGTCGAACTGGGCCACACGCACAGTGCCGGACAAAGCCGAACGCGCCGGGGGAATCGTTGTTGTCGGCGTCCAGTCTGGTATCGCTGCGGGTGCCGCCGCCGGGGGTGCGACCTTCGGTATCGGTGGAGTCACAACCGTCTTCACGGTGTTCGGCATTGTCTTGATCGCGTCGGCACTGTTCATCTCGTTGTCCTTCAAGTCTCAACCACGTTCAGGTCGCTGA
- a CDS encoding DUF1116 domain-containing protein → MTSATNDQQVTTVQELLFDKRTEANDISLKAMLNADPVLIDVVPALDALPGMTRRTILTSGAPLPWSAYEGGQRRAILGAALFEGLADSFEEADARLTDGDILVRPCHDFGCVGSVTGVTSASMPVLVVEDKVSGSRGHCVLYEGGARERLTYGVWNEAVHRQLVWIKDVLGPILSAALRYGGGVRVSPIIRRALGMGDDLHSRNTAATAVLFQQLYGPILDAEGSSGAAREVLDFLSRNDLFFLHVAMATGKSIADAAVGTPHSSIVTAMALNEREFAIRTAGTGKRWFRAPIPPLRAKYFDGITAEDTAFMGGESLITETVGLGGLSAAAAFSLQDYSGGSAESMVETTLAMYGITHTEHPQWRIPSLAFRGAPFGIDAARVASTSVTPRIHMGAALRGGGHAGAGLLIAPVEPFLEALEALDAQAATAP, encoded by the coding sequence ATGACGTCTGCGACCAACGACCAGCAGGTGACGACCGTGCAAGAACTACTGTTCGACAAGAGAACCGAAGCCAACGACATCTCGCTGAAGGCGATGCTGAATGCCGATCCTGTTCTGATCGATGTGGTTCCGGCACTCGACGCACTTCCTGGCATGACTCGTCGAACGATTCTCACTTCTGGAGCGCCCCTGCCTTGGTCTGCCTACGAAGGGGGTCAGCGTCGGGCGATACTCGGAGCGGCACTGTTCGAGGGGCTCGCCGACTCGTTCGAGGAGGCAGATGCCCGACTGACCGACGGAGATATCCTCGTCAGGCCCTGTCACGACTTCGGGTGCGTGGGCTCGGTGACCGGGGTGACTTCGGCGTCGATGCCCGTCCTCGTCGTCGAAGACAAGGTGTCGGGATCACGTGGTCATTGCGTTCTCTACGAAGGAGGCGCTCGAGAGAGGCTGACCTACGGGGTCTGGAACGAGGCCGTGCACCGACAACTCGTGTGGATCAAGGATGTGCTCGGTCCCATCCTGTCTGCGGCGTTGCGGTATGGAGGCGGGGTACGAGTCAGTCCGATCATTCGTCGTGCGCTCGGGATGGGGGATGATCTGCACAGTCGTAACACGGCGGCGACAGCCGTTCTCTTCCAACAGTTGTACGGGCCCATTTTGGATGCCGAGGGTTCGAGCGGGGCCGCGCGCGAGGTACTCGACTTCCTGAGCCGAAACGACCTGTTCTTCTTGCATGTTGCCATGGCGACAGGCAAGAGCATCGCCGACGCTGCGGTCGGTACGCCGCACAGCAGCATTGTGACCGCAATGGCGCTGAACGAGAGAGAGTTCGCGATTCGAACTGCCGGAACCGGCAAGCGATGGTTCCGCGCACCGATTCCACCCTTGCGCGCCAAATATTTCGACGGAATCACCGCCGAGGACACGGCGTTCATGGGTGGAGAGAGCTTGATCACCGAGACCGTTGGGCTCGGAGGGCTCTCCGCGGCCGCCGCTTTCTCTCTGCAGGACTACAGCGGGGGATCAGCGGAATCCATGGTCGAGACCACGCTGGCCATGTACGGAATAACACACACCGAGCATCCTCAGTGGCGGATTCCTTCGCTCGCATTCCGAGGTGCCCCATTCGGAATCGACGCGGCGCGTGTGGCGTCCACGTCGGTGACTCCGAGAATCCACATGGGTGCTGCTTTACGCGGCGGCGGACACGCGGGCGCTGGTTTGCTCATTGCGCCTGTCGAACCTTTCCTCGAGGCCCTCGAGGCCCTCGATGCCCAGGCAGCGACGGCACCGTGA
- a CDS encoding SGNH/GDSL hydrolase family protein, with product MKQEDQVRYVALGDSQTEGLNDGDDTSGFRGWADRLAEHMAEGADGAVYANLAVRGRKAAEVRAEQLPAALALKPTVASVAAGVNDILRPQFDARTVASEVGAMFAALRSADCTVITMTFPRLAHPVPGRTVIARRMTELNAEIRKVAEEFGVVVIDLERHDVASDPRLWSWDRLHLNETGHARLGAAAAYALGLPGATDAWNHPLAPLARPRRLSRVRADLTWAGMFLAPWLTRRVRRRSSGDSRTAKRPELTSVLG from the coding sequence GTGAAGCAAGAGGATCAGGTGCGGTATGTAGCCCTCGGGGACAGTCAGACGGAGGGGCTGAACGACGGCGACGACACATCGGGCTTTCGTGGATGGGCCGATCGGCTCGCCGAGCACATGGCCGAGGGCGCGGACGGGGCTGTTTATGCCAACCTCGCGGTGCGTGGACGTAAGGCCGCGGAGGTCAGGGCCGAGCAGTTGCCGGCTGCTTTGGCGTTGAAGCCGACGGTCGCGTCCGTCGCTGCCGGGGTCAACGACATTTTGCGTCCGCAGTTCGATGCGCGGACCGTGGCAAGTGAAGTGGGCGCAATGTTCGCCGCGTTGAGGTCGGCCGACTGCACCGTGATCACCATGACGTTTCCGCGTCTTGCTCACCCGGTCCCCGGTAGGACGGTCATCGCGCGGCGTATGACCGAGCTGAACGCCGAAATCCGCAAGGTTGCAGAAGAATTCGGTGTCGTGGTGATCGACCTCGAGCGGCACGACGTGGCGTCGGATCCTCGGCTGTGGAGTTGGGACCGTCTGCATCTGAACGAGACGGGACACGCGCGGCTTGGCGCGGCCGCCGCCTACGCGCTCGGTCTGCCGGGTGCCACCGACGCATGGAATCACCCCCTGGCACCGCTGGCCCGGCCACGCCGGCTGTCGCGCGTTCGTGCCGACCTCACCTGGGCCGGGATGTTCCTCGCGCCGTGGTTGACTCGCCGAGTCCGCAGACGCTCGTCAGGCGACAGTCGCACAGCCAAGCGGCCGGAGCTGACCTCGGTACTCGGGTAG
- a CDS encoding PadR family transcriptional regulator — translation MSLRDAVLAALVDGEMSGYDLSKAFDATVANFWTATPQQLYRELDRMDRDEVISARLVEQDGRPNKKLFSLTDKGWAALRLVSHRKSKLPAIRDEHLVAIHALEAGDLEPMTDAIRERIQLSRDKLARYDRLAHRLLDGRTETDFLATADRIGPYLTLMRGRMFEEESLRWGARVLDVLAARAERRKT, via the coding sequence ATGTCGCTACGTGATGCCGTGCTCGCTGCGCTGGTCGACGGGGAGATGTCGGGTTACGACCTGTCCAAAGCGTTCGACGCAACCGTCGCCAACTTCTGGACCGCCACTCCCCAACAGCTCTACCGCGAGCTCGACCGAATGGATCGAGACGAGGTGATCTCGGCGAGACTCGTCGAGCAGGACGGCCGACCCAACAAGAAACTGTTCAGCCTCACCGACAAGGGTTGGGCGGCACTGCGCCTGGTCAGTCACAGGAAGTCGAAACTCCCTGCCATTCGGGACGAGCATCTGGTGGCAATTCACGCCCTCGAAGCCGGCGACCTCGAGCCGATGACCGACGCGATCAGAGAACGAATACAGCTCTCGCGGGACAAGCTCGCTCGGTACGACAGATTGGCGCACCGCCTGCTCGACGGACGTACCGAGACCGACTTCCTGGCGACCGCCGATCGCATCGGCCCGTACCTCACTCTGATGCGGGGACGGATGTTCGAGGAAGAGTCGCTTCGCTGGGGTGCCCGCGTCCTCGACGTGCTCGCCGCGCGCGCTGAACGCCGCAAAACCTGA
- a CDS encoding amidase yields the protein MTDGPRSASRERLVDGYFARRTIADLAADLRARRVSSRDLVGIALEEAERSQSAINAFVTIDRDGACATAAEADRELAYGVDRGVLHGVPMAVKDMIDVRGQPTTAGSRHFANRIADRDAGSVARLRRAGAIPIGKTTTHEFANGPTGDRSSTGPTRNPHALGYIAGGSSSGSAAAVAAGIVPFALGTDTGGSVRIPAACCGVVGVRPTQGAIESSGVYPLAESMDTVGVLAGAVADARAVLSALIDGFTARTEMTAVARVGWLSPQAFHPAQDSVVRSTRDLVASLVTDEVDLPGADELLHTYRVIQGREAHGVHAERLDSAPELYGSEVRARLEMGGAYTNAQLSQALSVREQVRVRAAQLLATVDFLVLPTIPFSVPALFSRRAIIGDREVDVPAGLLALTAPWSLLGLPAVSIPAADVDGVPVGLQIVGRAHAEAELLSFAAHLETQRPERG from the coding sequence GTGACGGACGGTCCGCGTTCGGCCAGCCGGGAAAGACTCGTCGACGGCTACTTTGCCCGAAGGACCATAGCGGATCTTGCTGCGGATCTTCGGGCTCGCCGGGTTTCCTCCCGCGACCTGGTCGGCATCGCGCTCGAGGAGGCGGAGCGCTCGCAGTCGGCGATCAACGCCTTCGTCACCATCGATCGTGACGGTGCTTGTGCTACTGCCGCCGAGGCGGATCGAGAGCTGGCTTACGGCGTCGATCGTGGTGTGCTGCACGGCGTGCCCATGGCGGTGAAGGACATGATCGATGTTCGAGGCCAGCCGACAACGGCCGGTTCGCGTCACTTCGCGAATCGAATTGCAGATCGAGACGCCGGATCTGTCGCACGCCTTAGGCGCGCGGGTGCGATTCCGATTGGAAAGACGACAACTCACGAATTCGCGAATGGTCCGACGGGGGACCGTTCGTCCACCGGGCCGACGAGAAATCCACATGCGTTGGGGTACATCGCAGGCGGGTCGAGCAGCGGTTCAGCGGCAGCGGTAGCCGCTGGCATCGTCCCGTTCGCCCTGGGTACCGACACCGGCGGTTCCGTGCGCATTCCGGCAGCATGTTGCGGAGTGGTCGGTGTTCGTCCGACTCAGGGTGCCATCGAGTCGAGCGGTGTCTATCCACTGGCGGAATCGATGGACACCGTCGGCGTTCTGGCCGGTGCAGTTGCTGACGCCCGCGCTGTGCTGTCGGCGTTGATCGACGGCTTTACGGCTCGCACTGAGATGACTGCCGTCGCGCGTGTCGGTTGGCTGTCGCCGCAGGCCTTTCATCCCGCGCAGGACTCGGTCGTCAGATCAACGCGGGATCTGGTCGCATCGTTGGTCACCGACGAAGTGGATCTTCCCGGTGCTGACGAGCTACTGCACACTTACCGTGTCATTCAGGGGCGCGAGGCTCACGGCGTTCACGCCGAGCGGCTCGACAGTGCACCTGAGCTGTACGGCTCGGAGGTTCGCGCGCGTCTGGAGATGGGCGGCGCGTATACGAACGCGCAACTGTCCCAGGCACTCTCTGTCCGTGAACAAGTACGTGTACGCGCCGCTCAACTGCTGGCGACGGTCGACTTCCTGGTACTGCCGACGATTCCGTTCTCGGTGCCGGCGCTGTTCAGCCGTAGGGCGATCATCGGCGATCGAGAGGTCGATGTCCCTGCTGGCTTGCTTGCGCTCACCGCACCGTGGAGCCTTCTCGGTCTGCCGGCAGTGTCCATTCCGGCAGCCGATGTCGACGGTGTTCCTGTTGGACTCCAGATCGTTGGGCGTGCGCATGCCGAAGCCGAGCTCTTGTCGTTCGCCGCGCACCTGGAGACTCAGCGACCTGAACGTGGTTGA
- a CDS encoding sodium:solute symporter family protein: protein MIITFGALSVFFLLIVGVLHVSKTRRSVATFSNYAVGERSFSSWFVSMAYTNSWWPGSTFTAVFGLTVASGVIGLYFLVYSVLGVLAMYFIARPVWKWGKKFDLRTQADLLDLRYDSRALKLIGSAISVVALVPWLVLGLIAMGAVIQWASLGKLSDADSILIGIAVLVVRQFWTVQMGMRGLIVTDMVQGVVAYIGSAVLCLGLLFFYFGGVSNIGQLTDSQLSLPGFGSAEGGLYYFGIVAAGIIGSLCWPMIFTRIYTAASVREVKKGSLQTMAIGFVFCVLLMLVALCAAPLSFAAANPVSSFFALSQNAGGTWLLAAALVIVFAAGMGFVDGVTQAIGTQVANDIVAVVHPLRDKQELYLAKAAMAVTAVIAAVIAYRIYDSPNLAGVTQLAYQAIIQLAVPIFGGLVWRRGNRDGAIAGLLVGAAIALALTVPYMDNGGAVPWLEGLGSGLVGLVVNLLVFVIVSLVRPSDRTELDRVDQLFRSAREQAPDPVPAVRAPSL, encoded by the coding sequence ATGATCATCACGTTCGGCGCCTTGAGCGTCTTTTTCCTACTGATCGTGGGTGTCCTTCATGTCTCCAAGACCCGGCGAAGTGTTGCAACGTTCAGTAACTATGCAGTCGGGGAGCGTTCGTTCAGTAGTTGGTTCGTTTCGATGGCGTACACCAATTCTTGGTGGCCTGGATCGACATTCACGGCGGTGTTCGGCCTGACAGTTGCCAGCGGGGTGATCGGTTTGTACTTTCTCGTCTACTCCGTCCTCGGTGTTCTCGCGATGTACTTCATCGCGCGGCCAGTATGGAAGTGGGGCAAAAAGTTCGATCTTCGCACCCAGGCCGACCTTCTGGACCTGCGGTACGACAGCCGGGCTCTGAAGCTGATCGGAAGTGCCATCAGCGTCGTCGCTCTCGTCCCTTGGCTGGTCCTGGGTCTCATAGCAATGGGGGCGGTAATTCAGTGGGCATCGCTTGGGAAACTTTCCGATGCCGATTCCATCCTGATCGGGATCGCGGTGCTGGTCGTGCGTCAGTTCTGGACGGTCCAGATGGGCATGAGAGGTCTCATAGTTACCGACATGGTCCAAGGCGTTGTTGCCTACATCGGCTCAGCTGTTCTGTGCCTGGGTCTGCTGTTCTTCTACTTCGGCGGCGTGTCGAACATCGGGCAGTTGACCGACTCGCAACTGAGTTTGCCCGGCTTCGGTTCAGCCGAAGGCGGCCTCTACTACTTCGGCATCGTGGCGGCCGGAATCATCGGAAGCCTATGCTGGCCGATGATTTTCACCCGTATCTACACGGCGGCAAGTGTCCGTGAGGTCAAGAAGGGTTCACTTCAGACGATGGCGATAGGCTTCGTATTCTGTGTGCTCCTCATGCTCGTCGCGCTGTGCGCCGCACCGCTTTCGTTCGCCGCGGCGAACCCGGTCTCGTCATTTTTCGCGTTGTCGCAGAACGCCGGTGGTACGTGGTTGCTGGCCGCTGCGCTCGTCATAGTGTTCGCCGCAGGAATGGGCTTCGTCGACGGCGTCACCCAAGCCATCGGCACTCAAGTTGCGAACGACATCGTCGCCGTCGTTCATCCACTGAGGGACAAGCAGGAGCTCTATCTCGCGAAGGCCGCGATGGCTGTCACCGCAGTGATCGCCGCAGTGATCGCTTACAGAATCTATGATTCGCCCAACCTGGCGGGCGTTACACAATTGGCCTACCAAGCCATCATCCAATTGGCGGTGCCGATTTTCGGCGGACTTGTCTGGCGCCGGGGCAACCGAGACGGCGCCATAGCGGGCCTGCTCGTCGGTGCGGCGATCGCGCTCGCGCTGACTGTTCCCTACATGGACAACGGCGGCGCAGTGCCGTGGCTCGAAGGACTGGGTTCCGGCCTCGTCGGTCTGGTCGTCAATCTGCTGGTCTTCGTGATCGTCAGCCTTGTTCGACCGAGCGACCGGACAGAGTTGGACCGAGTCGATCAGCTCTTCCGGTCGGCGCGCGAGCAAGCTCCGGACCCGGTTCCTGCGGTCAGAGCGCCGTCGCTGTAG
- a CDS encoding nuclear transport factor 2 family protein, translating to MQLFRQAVEANDHETIASTLAEDVVFSSPVAFKPYHGKQTTAAILRAVTRVFEDFRYVRTVEDIGGSDHVLFFEARIDDVTIHGCDILHLNSEGLIDDFTVMVRPLSAAQALSKRMATEFAVEMGSIGSADKNG from the coding sequence GTGCAACTGTTCCGACAAGCCGTCGAGGCCAACGACCACGAGACCATAGCCTCCACCCTCGCCGAGGACGTCGTCTTCAGCTCCCCCGTTGCCTTCAAGCCGTATCACGGAAAACAAACGACCGCGGCGATACTGCGCGCCGTCACGCGCGTCTTCGAGGACTTCCGCTACGTCCGAACCGTCGAGGACATCGGCGGCAGTGATCACGTCCTGTTTTTCGAGGCCCGCATCGACGACGTGACCATCCACGGCTGCGACATCCTCCACCTGAACTCCGAGGGCCTGATCGACGACTTCACCGTGATGGTGCGTCCCCTGTCGGCGGCACAGGCACTTTCGAAGAGGATGGCCACCGAGTTCGCGGTCGAAATGGGCTCGATCGGTTCCGCAGACAAGAACGGCTGA
- a CDS encoding alpha/beta fold hydrolase: MSASEQTIAVPHLGGSLIGATFGRPYNPELPTVVMINSYTTSAELYRPQFSDSALNDAVNLLALEPYGHGRTRSTYQHFTYWDSAIANLQVLAALDISSAFVLGTSQGGWIATRMALLAPEVVQGLIPLGTSMDIESQRSRDLGCWDGPAFCSPYIDSYAETVDDNWLVPDDFVDSTFDAALGGLSPEERASWLEIYRTNYAGDAGRHRLRLCTVNLRDRDGLYGRLDEVTQPVLWLHGTSDQVYSVANAEQEIKLLTRSREARLETISGGHHFLSASKPAEVNAAVLDFIGQWS, encoded by the coding sequence ATGAGTGCGTCAGAACAAACCATAGCCGTACCCCACCTGGGTGGTTCGCTGATAGGGGCGACCTTCGGGCGCCCGTACAACCCGGAGCTGCCGACCGTGGTCATGATTAATTCGTACACGACATCCGCAGAGCTCTATCGCCCTCAGTTTTCCGATTCCGCATTGAACGACGCCGTCAATCTGTTGGCGTTGGAACCTTACGGTCACGGCCGAACACGATCGACATACCAGCACTTCACCTACTGGGACAGCGCAATCGCGAACCTACAGGTACTTGCTGCGCTGGACATTTCCTCGGCATTCGTGCTGGGCACTTCGCAGGGCGGTTGGATTGCCACGCGCATGGCTCTGTTAGCACCTGAGGTGGTGCAGGGGCTGATCCCCTTGGGCACATCCATGGATATCGAAAGTCAGCGCAGCCGCGACCTCGGATGCTGGGACGGGCCCGCGTTCTGCTCGCCGTACATCGACTCCTACGCGGAAACTGTCGACGATAACTGGTTGGTACCTGATGATTTCGTGGACTCGACATTCGACGCTGCGTTGGGCGGCTTGTCCCCGGAAGAGCGAGCGTCGTGGCTCGAGATCTACCGAACAAACTATGCTGGGGATGCCGGCCGGCATCGGTTGCGGCTGTGCACGGTCAATCTCCGTGATCGCGACGGGCTGTACGGACGGCTCGACGAAGTGACGCAACCAGTCCTCTGGCTGCACGGCACCTCCGACCAGGTTTACTCGGTCGCAAACGCGGAGCAGGAGATCAAACTGCTCACTCGTTCGAGAGAAGCCCGTCTCGAGACCATCTCGGGCGGACACCACTTCTTGAGTGCCTCCAAGCCCGCCGAGGTCAACGCTGCCGTACTCGATTTCATCGGTCAGTGGTCATGA
- a CDS encoding esterase/lipase family protein, producing the protein MGKKSQRTQELGELGELTLRELASAAGGVRAVHSAIARRTFAAVRRGIGPSVLPTQLMHDAIAAGTYASIAAACTGAAKTVGALTRSDDMSEDDTRRAPSHTSRGAQTIAVLNGLIGDDMEKTARVLAHPMSIRVDGRPVPLKYRALAAGFPTAGAHLVVFLHGLVETESAWRLGGRPTYGERLDSEAGTTSIFLRYNTGRRIAANGADLSDLLEQLLPAWPVRVHRVTLVGHSMGGLVSRSAAHHAAESGRRWVDLLTDVFTLGTPHLGAPLAHGVHVAAAAMALAPETRPFANLLARRSAGIRDLIHGSITDDDGHARYADSFDVGAAMDISVPDKVRHHHASAVVTGNPRNPVGVFVGDGLVRTDSAGGLNKLRNIGLQPDDGLAINSAHHFTLLNDERVYGWMRRTLVGRDSDLGPAF; encoded by the coding sequence GTGGGGAAGAAATCTCAGCGCACACAAGAGTTGGGTGAGCTCGGCGAGCTCACGCTGCGCGAGTTGGCTTCGGCTGCGGGCGGTGTGCGCGCAGTCCACTCGGCCATCGCACGACGCACGTTCGCTGCCGTGCGGCGCGGCATCGGCCCCTCCGTCCTGCCGACACAGCTCATGCACGACGCCATCGCCGCCGGAACGTATGCGAGCATCGCGGCGGCCTGCACCGGCGCAGCCAAGACGGTCGGCGCACTGACCCGAAGCGACGACATGTCCGAGGACGACACGCGGCGCGCACCCTCACACACCAGCCGCGGCGCGCAGACCATCGCCGTTCTGAACGGTCTCATCGGCGACGACATGGAGAAAACAGCACGGGTCCTGGCCCATCCGATGTCGATTCGCGTCGACGGACGCCCTGTCCCCCTGAAGTACCGCGCGCTGGCCGCGGGGTTTCCCACCGCAGGGGCGCACCTCGTGGTGTTCCTCCATGGGCTGGTCGAAACCGAATCGGCCTGGCGGCTCGGTGGGCGGCCCACGTATGGGGAGCGGTTGGATTCGGAAGCCGGAACAACCTCGATCTTTTTGCGCTATAACACCGGACGGCGCATTGCGGCGAACGGTGCCGACCTGTCGGACTTGCTCGAGCAGCTCCTACCGGCCTGGCCCGTCAGGGTCCACCGAGTCACACTGGTCGGACACTCCATGGGTGGGCTGGTCTCACGCAGCGCCGCTCACCACGCAGCCGAGAGCGGTCGCCGATGGGTCGACCTGCTGACGGACGTATTCACGCTCGGGACACCACATCTGGGTGCGCCACTTGCTCACGGTGTGCATGTCGCCGCAGCCGCGATGGCGCTCGCGCCCGAGACCCGGCCGTTCGCCAATCTGTTGGCGCGTCGCAGTGCCGGAATCCGCGACCTGATCCACGGATCCATCACCGACGACGATGGCCATGCTCGCTACGCCGACAGCTTCGATGTCGGTGCAGCCATGGATATCTCGGTCCCCGACAAGGTGCGTCATCACCACGCATCCGCGGTCGTCACCGGAAATCCGCGTAACCCGGTCGGAGTGTTCGTGGGCGACGGGCTGGTTCGCACCGACAGCGCAGGCGGTCTGAACAAACTGCGCAACATCGGACTTCAGCCCGATGACGGTCTGGCGATCAACAGTGCGCACCACTTCACCCTCCTCAACGACGAGAGGGTGTACGGCTGGATGCGGCGCACCTTGGTCGGCAGAGATTCCGATCTCGGCCCGGCGTTCTGA